The following coding sequences are from one Paenibacillus sp. FSL R5-0912 window:
- a CDS encoding SDR family oxidoreductase yields MSELKEKVVLITGASSGIGEATARWLAKRGAKVVLGARRTDRLQKLAEEIRNEGGMVEYQLLDVTDFEQMKAIVQFTINQFGRLDALVNNAGVMPLSPLDALKIEEWNLMLDVNVRGVLHGIGAVIPIMKKQNFGHIINIASVGAYTVFPNSAVYCATKFAVRAITEGLRQEMGETIRTTVISPGVTESELADTITDESAREMMESFRANPLPASGIARAIAYVLEQPAEVDVNELIVRPTGHPA; encoded by the coding sequence ATGTCTGAATTAAAAGAGAAAGTAGTGCTTATTACCGGTGCCAGCAGTGGTATCGGTGAAGCAACCGCCAGATGGCTCGCTAAGCGCGGCGCGAAGGTAGTGCTCGGAGCACGACGGACGGACAGGCTGCAAAAACTGGCGGAGGAAATCAGAAATGAGGGTGGTATGGTGGAGTACCAGCTACTTGATGTAACCGATTTTGAGCAGATGAAGGCGATTGTCCAATTTACCATAAATCAATTCGGACGTCTTGATGCTCTCGTAAATAATGCTGGCGTGATGCCGCTGTCACCGCTTGATGCATTGAAGATCGAGGAGTGGAACCTCATGCTTGATGTCAATGTTCGTGGTGTACTGCACGGAATCGGAGCTGTAATTCCGATCATGAAGAAACAGAATTTTGGTCATATCATTAATATCGCCTCTGTCGGTGCCTATACCGTCTTTCCAAATTCAGCGGTGTATTGCGCTACCAAGTTCGCGGTCCGAGCAATCACAGAGGGCCTACGCCAGGAGATGGGGGAGACCATTCGTACAACAGTTATTTCTCCTGGAGTTACCGAATCGGAATTAGCTGATACTATCACAGATGAGTCAGCACGTGAGATGATGGAATCGTTCCGGGCTAATCCACTTCCGGCTTCCGGCATTGCCCGCGCCATTGCCTATGTCCTTGAACAGCCTGCGGAAGTGGATGTGAATGAATTGATTGTGCGACCAACGGGGCACCCGGCTTAA
- a CDS encoding alpha-galactosidase: MRTDSEIGVHVELKEGVLVRINNGLLELDIDLATGEASCTSRNSSEVRGMRSAYRWNGREYHTGSYESHQLKEQHGIVQDGFGRGIHLIVLHESAELPQLEQHFYIYEQSAFVLLQSVMASDSELRINRMAVLQSGEVSLDGESGPADVSVLRVPYDNDKWVRYTVEKPPLQTESYEVTALFRPDSRRGIILGSLTHKVWKTGIKVKSGQAGGILDLELYGGAAGEMTRDFQPHGYVKGTRVESPLVWLGFYEDYREGLEAYGRANTWIEAPLPWAGGVPAGWNSWSAAMSNLDYDLYTSTSDFLKQEVQPLGFHNEDTLYINFDAFWDQLTPAEMADALNVVRNNGHKPGTYWTPFAFWGSPAQFGKPVEGTDGKYTYADILLRDSEGEVLPDVDGGLAIDPTHPGSVLRIDWFTDKFIAEGFEYIKLDFLAHGALEGQHHNPEITTGIAAYHYGMSYLQQKLSPEAAGRPFFINLSIAPLFPYAFAHSRRVSCDVFGTLKDTEYLLNSLTHGWWMNNTLYRYNDPDHSVLYKSFNQEPTGWHEGRSRMTASVIAGTVLLLGDDFRKEEAAIRAKAWLGNKDIMDVARLGKTFRPVEGDLGERASDVFVLEAAEEAAFYLAVFNFDDAQDAHKSVPLARAGLDAQAAYILQDLWEGTQGEVSGGELSITLEPAESKIYKLIVKTGQTGE; encoded by the coding sequence ATGCGAACTGACAGCGAAATTGGCGTACACGTAGAACTCAAAGAAGGGGTTCTGGTCCGTATAAATAATGGCCTGCTGGAGCTGGACATCGATCTGGCGACAGGGGAGGCTTCCTGCACCAGCAGGAATTCCTCCGAAGTGAGGGGGATGCGCAGCGCATACCGCTGGAACGGCCGGGAATATCATACCGGAAGCTATGAGAGCCATCAGCTGAAGGAGCAGCACGGGATTGTTCAGGACGGATTCGGCAGAGGCATTCATCTGATTGTCCTGCACGAGTCGGCAGAGCTTCCGCAGCTGGAGCAGCATTTTTATATTTATGAGCAATCCGCATTTGTCCTGCTGCAGAGCGTAATGGCCAGTGATTCGGAGCTCCGGATCAATCGTATGGCAGTCCTTCAATCCGGGGAAGTGTCCCTGGACGGGGAGTCCGGACCGGCGGATGTAAGTGTGCTGCGGGTGCCTTATGACAATGACAAATGGGTCAGATATACGGTGGAGAAGCCGCCGCTCCAGACGGAGAGCTACGAAGTAACAGCATTGTTCCGGCCGGACAGCCGCCGCGGAATAATTCTCGGTTCCCTCACCCATAAGGTATGGAAAACCGGAATTAAGGTGAAAAGCGGGCAAGCCGGAGGAATCTTGGATTTGGAGCTGTACGGCGGTGCCGCAGGCGAGATGACCCGCGACTTTCAGCCGCATGGATATGTTAAGGGGACGCGTGTAGAATCACCGCTGGTATGGCTGGGCTTCTATGAGGATTACAGAGAAGGTCTGGAAGCCTACGGACGGGCCAACACCTGGATCGAAGCTCCGCTGCCATGGGCAGGAGGGGTGCCGGCCGGCTGGAACAGCTGGTCCGCCGCGATGAGCAACCTGGATTATGACCTGTACACTTCAACCAGTGATTTCCTGAAACAGGAAGTACAGCCGCTCGGATTCCACAATGAGGACACGCTGTACATCAACTTCGATGCTTTCTGGGACCAGTTGACACCGGCCGAAATGGCGGATGCGCTGAACGTGGTGCGGAACAACGGCCATAAGCCCGGCACCTATTGGACGCCTTTTGCCTTCTGGGGCAGTCCCGCCCAGTTCGGTAAGCCTGTTGAAGGGACGGACGGCAAATACACGTACGCCGATATCCTTCTGCGGGACAGTGAAGGCGAGGTTCTGCCCGATGTGGACGGCGGTCTGGCTATTGATCCTACGCACCCGGGCAGCGTACTGAGAATCGACTGGTTCACGGACAAATTCATTGCTGAGGGATTTGAGTATATCAAGCTGGATTTCCTCGCGCATGGTGCGCTGGAGGGACAGCACCACAATCCAGAGATCACCACCGGGATTGCGGCTTATCATTACGGGATGTCGTACTTGCAGCAGAAGCTCTCACCGGAAGCGGCAGGCCGACCATTCTTCATCAACCTGTCTATCGCTCCGCTGTTCCCGTATGCATTCGCGCACAGCCGCCGCGTATCCTGTGACGTCTTCGGTACGCTTAAGGACACGGAGTACCTGCTCAACTCACTGACGCATGGCTGGTGGATGAATAACACGCTATACCGCTATAACGATCCCGACCATTCGGTGCTGTATAAGAGCTTCAACCAGGAGCCGACCGGATGGCATGAGGGAAGAAGCCGGATGACGGCTTCGGTCATTGCAGGTACGGTTCTGCTGCTGGGCGATGATTTCCGCAAGGAGGAAGCGGCCATCCGGGCCAAGGCATGGCTCGGTAACAAGGATATCATGGATGTGGCCCGTCTCGGGAAGACCTTCCGGCCGGTTGAAGGCGATCTGGGCGAGCGGGCTTCCGATGTCTTCGTGCTTGAAGCTGCTGAAGAGGCAGCCTTCTATCTGGCTGTCTTCAACTTTGATGATGCACAGGATGCGCATAAATCCGTCCCGCTTGCGCGCGCCGGGCTGGATGCCCAGGCGGCTTACATTCTTCAGGATCTGTGGGAAGGCACGCAAGGAGAAGTATCCGGTGGTGAGCTTTCAATAACACTGGAACCGGCAGAATCGAAAATTTACAAGCTGATTGTAAAGACAGGACAGACAGGAGAATGA
- a CDS encoding HAD family hydrolase, with the protein MQKKPVIFLDSGDTLIDEGTELRDGEGIVICAQLIPGADMLVRTLFERGYLLALVADGEVRSFDNIYSQNGLDQYFSAKIYSGHIGVEKPDPRMFRAAADALGLGPSDYSRILMMGNNLSRDIRGANALGMISVFLSWTPRYPLVPADEEEVPDYTISEPLQLLELVERLVAELRPS; encoded by the coding sequence ATGCAGAAGAAGCCGGTTATCTTTCTGGACAGCGGAGACACGCTTATCGATGAAGGCACGGAGCTTCGCGACGGGGAGGGCATTGTTATCTGTGCACAGCTCATTCCGGGGGCGGATATGCTGGTCAGGACGCTTTTCGAGCGGGGATACCTGCTCGCGCTGGTTGCTGACGGAGAGGTCCGGTCCTTTGACAATATCTATTCGCAGAATGGACTGGATCAATATTTTTCGGCGAAGATCTATTCAGGGCATATTGGGGTAGAGAAGCCGGATCCGAGAATGTTCAGAGCGGCAGCTGATGCGCTCGGGCTGGGGCCGTCCGATTATTCCCGGATTCTGATGATGGGCAATAACCTCAGTAGGGATATCAGGGGAGCCAATGCACTGGGGATGATCAGCGTGTTTCTCAGCTGGACGCCGCGTTATCCCCTGGTCCCCGCAGATGAAGAGGAGGTACCGGATTATACAATCAGTGAACCGCTGCAATTGCTTGAGCTGGTGGAACGATTAGTCGCGGAGCTGCGGCCAAGCTGA
- a CDS encoding AraC family transcriptional regulator — translation MTELTERIERLAIQDGTIITAYHALSFVRSSDVSEPVPAVYKPSLCVIAQGAKQVLLGPESYFYDPGSYLVASVHLPITGQVIDASPEKPYLSLQLQFEMDQILDIIQQPYFTENTGHKSHRALVIGQMSNSLHEAILRLIRLLDTPEDLPALAPYAVREIIYRMLQTEQGNTIRNFALLGSRAQRIVPVIEQINREYTEPMRVDNLAKAAGMSTSSFFSCFKEVTAMTPLQYQKRLRLTEARRLLLATMSDATSVAYQVGYESATQFNREYARLFGQPPIRDVRRFLGMNPQ, via the coding sequence TTGACTGAATTGACCGAACGAATTGAACGTCTTGCCATACAGGACGGAACTATCATTACCGCCTATCACGCTCTTTCATTTGTTCGTTCTTCCGATGTGTCCGAGCCGGTTCCTGCAGTATACAAGCCATCCCTGTGTGTGATTGCCCAAGGCGCCAAGCAAGTACTGTTAGGCCCGGAAAGCTATTTTTATGATCCTGGCAGTTACTTGGTCGCATCTGTGCACCTGCCGATTACCGGTCAAGTAATTGATGCCTCTCCGGAGAAACCATACTTGTCTCTGCAGCTTCAATTCGAGATGGATCAAATACTGGATATAATTCAACAACCTTATTTCACAGAAAACACAGGACATAAATCTCATCGCGCCCTAGTTATCGGCCAGATGAGCAATTCACTTCATGAAGCCATCTTACGTCTAATTCGTTTGCTAGATACTCCAGAAGACCTGCCTGCCTTGGCCCCTTATGCAGTGCGCGAGATTATTTACCGCATGCTGCAGACCGAACAGGGGAACACCATACGGAACTTCGCTCTCTTGGGCAGCCGCGCCCAGCGAATTGTCCCCGTGATTGAACAGATTAACCGGGAGTATACAGAACCCATGCGAGTGGATAATCTTGCGAAAGCAGCTGGAATGAGCACATCGTCTTTTTTTTCCTGCTTTAAAGAAGTAACGGCCATGACCCCCCTCCAGTACCAAAAGCGACTGCGGCTTACCGAAGCCCGAAGGCTTCTCCTTGCGACAATGAGCGATGCTACAAGTGTTGCTTATCAGGTTGGCTACGAGAGTGCCACGCAGTTCAACCGTGAGTACGCCCGCTTGTTCGGTCAGCCGCCCATTAGGGATGTACGCAGATTCCTGGGAATGAATCCGCAATAA
- a CDS encoding glycoside hydrolase family 95 protein: protein MNDYRLWYSAPAEGWAQGLPLGNGRLGAVVMAAPHREVWSMSEVTYWSGQTDPVPASGGGKAALEEMRQHFFSGDYDGGDRLAKQHLQPKKQNFGTNLGLCEVVIDFAEQKQEQVSAETGHFRRELNLTNAVAGAVYQGKSAALHREVFASHAGNLVASRIWSGLPGEVSFTLSLVNGTESFTAAAVDDETLEFKSQATERIHSNGACGVHAKGLVKVAVSGGTIHSGDGKLTVTGADEARIYFAVSTDYRRTDTDWESDSRCTLEQAMGKGYELLREEHIADYRREYDKVSIQLGRSDKADLPTDQRIQSLARGGGEDPQLFALFLQYGRYLTITGSRADSPLPLHLQGIWNDGEACRMGWSCDYHLDVNTQMNYYPTEITNLGDSHLPLMRYIEELAQAGRSTASQLYGSGGWVAHVFSNVWGFTLPGWETSWGLNVTGGLWLATHLITHYEYTLDHKFLEQQAYPVLKEAATFYLDYMCVHPKYGWLVTGPANSPENSFYPGDPGEGAQQLSMGPTMDQIVVRELFEFCLMSAELLDRDEAFQRMLRQAISKLPPLQIGKKGQLQEWLEDYEEAQPEHRHLSHMFALYPGNGITPGRTPELSRAARVTLENRMLQNELEDVEFTAALFGLGFARLHDGEKAYKHISHLIGGLCFDNLFTYSKSGIAGAESNIFVIDGNFGGTAVIAEMLLQSHADEIHLLPALPAAWSTGAVSGLRAKGNAEVDVAWHDGRLTAAEVRTFSPGMVTVRWGDQRTSFLAETGGSYKLDSRLELLS, encoded by the coding sequence ATGAACGACTATAGATTGTGGTATTCGGCCCCCGCGGAGGGCTGGGCTCAGGGGCTGCCTCTGGGTAACGGCAGATTAGGGGCCGTAGTGATGGCTGCCCCGCACCGTGAAGTGTGGAGCATGAGCGAGGTTACCTATTGGTCGGGACAGACTGACCCGGTGCCTGCCTCCGGAGGGGGCAAGGCTGCGCTGGAAGAGATGCGCCAGCATTTCTTCAGCGGCGACTACGACGGTGGCGACCGTCTTGCCAAGCAGCATCTGCAGCCTAAGAAGCAGAATTTCGGTACGAACCTCGGATTATGCGAGGTGGTGATTGATTTCGCGGAGCAGAAGCAAGAGCAGGTATCAGCGGAAACCGGGCACTTCCGGCGGGAGCTGAATCTGACGAACGCGGTGGCTGGAGCCGTGTATCAGGGCAAGAGCGCAGCGCTGCACCGTGAGGTTTTCGCCTCGCATGCCGGCAATCTGGTGGCTTCAAGAATCTGGAGCGGTCTGCCGGGCGAAGTGTCCTTTACGCTGAGTCTGGTGAACGGAACGGAGTCGTTCACAGCGGCAGCCGTGGATGATGAAACGCTGGAATTCAAGAGCCAGGCAACAGAACGTATACACAGCAACGGTGCTTGCGGGGTCCATGCCAAAGGGTTGGTCAAGGTGGCGGTATCCGGCGGTACGATTCATAGCGGGGACGGCAAGCTGACAGTCACCGGAGCCGATGAAGCGCGGATTTACTTCGCCGTCAGCACCGATTACCGCCGTACAGATACGGACTGGGAATCAGACAGCCGCTGCACACTGGAGCAGGCAATGGGCAAGGGGTACGAACTGCTGAGGGAAGAGCATATTGCCGATTACCGCCGGGAGTACGACAAGGTAAGTATTCAGCTGGGCCGCTCAGACAAGGCGGATCTCCCTACCGATCAGCGTATTCAATCCCTGGCCCGGGGCGGCGGGGAGGATCCTCAGCTGTTCGCGCTGTTCCTGCAGTACGGACGATATCTGACAATCACCGGTTCACGGGCGGATTCACCGCTGCCGCTGCATTTGCAGGGCATCTGGAATGACGGTGAAGCCTGCCGGATGGGCTGGAGCTGCGACTATCACCTGGACGTTAACACACAGATGAATTATTACCCTACGGAGATTACGAATCTGGGGGACAGTCATCTTCCGCTGATGCGCTATATTGAAGAGCTGGCACAGGCTGGAAGATCGACCGCAAGCCAGCTGTATGGCAGCGGGGGCTGGGTCGCCCATGTCTTCTCCAATGTCTGGGGATTCACACTTCCGGGCTGGGAGACTTCATGGGGACTCAATGTAACAGGCGGACTATGGCTCGCCACCCATCTGATCACGCATTATGAATATACCCTTGACCATAAATTCCTGGAGCAACAGGCTTATCCTGTACTCAAAGAGGCTGCAACCTTCTACCTGGATTACATGTGTGTCCATCCCAAGTACGGATGGCTGGTTACCGGCCCGGCCAATTCGCCGGAGAACAGCTTCTATCCCGGTGATCCCGGTGAAGGAGCGCAGCAGCTGTCCATGGGACCGACCATGGATCAGATTGTGGTGCGGGAGCTGTTTGAATTCTGCCTGATGTCGGCGGAACTGCTGGACAGGGATGAAGCGTTCCAGCGGATGCTGCGGCAAGCTATATCTAAGCTTCCGCCGCTTCAGATCGGCAAGAAGGGCCAGCTGCAGGAATGGCTGGAGGACTATGAGGAAGCCCAGCCGGAGCACCGGCACCTGTCCCATATGTTTGCACTATATCCCGGCAATGGGATCACTCCCGGCCGGACACCGGAGCTCAGCAGGGCAGCCCGAGTGACACTGGAGAACCGGATGCTCCAGAATGAGCTGGAGGATGTGGAGTTCACCGCGGCTTTGTTCGGGCTTGGCTTTGCCAGGCTGCATGACGGGGAGAAGGCCTACAAGCACATCTCCCACCTCATCGGCGGCCTGTGTTTCGATAATCTGTTCACCTATTCCAAATCGGGTATAGCCGGAGCGGAGAGCAATATCTTCGTTATCGACGGAAATTTCGGCGGTACGGCTGTTATTGCCGAGATGCTGCTGCAAAGCCATGCCGATGAGATACACCTGCTGCCTGCTCTTCCGGCCGCCTGGAGCACAGGAGCGGTATCCGGCCTCCGTGCCAAGGGGAATGCCGAAGTGGACGTTGCCTGGCATGACGGCCGGCTGACAGCAGCCGAGGTCCGCACCTTCTCTCCGGGAATGGTTACGGTACGCTGGGGAGATCAAAGAACTTCCTTCCTGGCAGAAACAGGCGGAAGCTACAAATTGGACAGCCGGCTGGAGCTGTTATCATGA
- a CDS encoding SGNH/GDSL hydrolase family protein produces MGYKNSGGNPGMTPRRGLPGMRSKLAGNAPLTAAFLGGSITEGAGASDPDAASWRALTGAYLQNLYAGHPVRCINAGVGGTTSTFGAHRLQEHVLRHGEIDLLFVEFSVNDGEDREESIRGMEGIVRQCRRLSPETELIFVYTAADKNLTGYKPFNIAVHEEVADHYGIPSIDCAAKVYTMIHTGELNWKRFAPDGYHPLDAGHALYAGLVQEYLHQAIVPCGVQPGWLEEAGREAGAEVAVPGEEAGMQENALLIKEADEKALLPAPLDSQNYEYGGLLDYSAAAYSAGFRIQELQPGEPLMNWRFSTEHAHTDDPQEEFTFTVTGQCAGLVLLYGPDSGIVEYSLNGGLFAEINLFDDWCLNAYRPILALFPVQLERGVLRITVRNTEHKDSRSTGTGLRVLKLLYN; encoded by the coding sequence ATGGGCTACAAGAACAGCGGCGGCAATCCAGGTATGACACCGCGCCGGGGACTGCCCGGGATGAGAAGTAAGCTTGCGGGGAATGCCCCGCTTACAGCCGCTTTTCTGGGCGGCTCAATTACGGAGGGGGCAGGCGCTTCAGATCCGGATGCCGCCAGCTGGCGCGCGTTGACTGGGGCGTACCTGCAAAATTTATATGCAGGCCATCCCGTACGCTGCATCAATGCCGGGGTCGGCGGGACTACCTCCACCTTCGGTGCACACCGGCTGCAGGAGCATGTGCTGCGGCACGGGGAGATAGATCTGCTGTTTGTAGAATTCAGCGTCAATGACGGGGAGGACCGTGAGGAGTCCATTCGCGGTATGGAGGGAATTGTCCGCCAGTGTCGGCGGCTGTCACCGGAGACGGAGCTGATCTTTGTGTACACGGCAGCCGACAAGAATCTGACCGGTTACAAGCCGTTCAATATCGCCGTACATGAGGAGGTGGCCGATCATTATGGCATCCCGTCGATTGACTGTGCGGCAAAGGTGTACACCATGATCCACACAGGTGAGCTGAATTGGAAGAGATTCGCTCCGGATGGATATCATCCGCTGGATGCTGGGCATGCGCTGTATGCCGGCTTGGTGCAGGAGTACTTGCACCAGGCGATAGTGCCATGCGGCGTTCAGCCGGGATGGCTGGAGGAAGCAGGGCGGGAAGCGGGAGCGGAAGTGGCGGTGCCTGGAGAGGAGGCAGGGATGCAAGAGAATGCGCTGCTGATAAAGGAAGCAGATGAAAAGGCGCTGCTGCCCGCTCCGCTGGACAGCCAAAATTATGAATATGGCGGGCTGCTGGATTACAGTGCCGCTGCCTATTCCGCAGGCTTCCGCATACAAGAGCTCCAGCCTGGGGAGCCGCTGATGAACTGGCGGTTCTCTACGGAGCATGCCCATACAGATGATCCGCAGGAGGAATTCACCTTCACGGTGACGGGACAATGTGCCGGGCTGGTGCTGCTGTACGGGCCGGACTCGGGTATTGTGGAATACTCGCTGAACGGCGGACTTTTCGCTGAAATTAATCTGTTCGATGACTGGTGCCTGAATGCTTACCGTCCTATCCTGGCGTTATTCCCGGTTCAATTGGAACGCGGGGTGCTGCGGATTACCGTCCGCAACACTGAGCACAAGGACAGTCGGAGTACCGGGACCGGCCTGCGGGTACTTAAGCTGCTCTATAATTGA
- a CDS encoding Atu4866 domain-containing protein, producing the protein MKINKTPPHPYIGMWETTDGYVRHELLPNGRYDEARGNRNHAYQGCYTILGDHIEYVDDTGFTADGDFRDSVLYHGGMVFYRKE; encoded by the coding sequence ATGAAAATCAACAAAACACCTCCCCATCCGTATATCGGGATGTGGGAAACTACTGATGGTTATGTGCGGCATGAATTGCTGCCTAACGGCCGTTATGATGAGGCGCGCGGGAATCGAAATCATGCTTATCAGGGATGCTATACCATTCTGGGCGATCATATCGAATATGTGGATGATACAGGCTTCACTGCTGACGGTGATTTTCGCGATTCGGTGCTCTATCACGGGGGCATGGTTTTTTACCGGAAAGAGTAG
- a CDS encoding alpha-1,3-galactosidase-related protein gives MEDIHHVVHPVDDDQPVHRTVLRLTDFGAVPDSGGDTQPAMRRAIEAAGRLEGPVLLDCPQGSYHFYPDHALRVPYCITNTASEEEHPDVTKTAGLLLKRQHQLTLEGNGSLFVFHGKQTMLILDECTDLEIRNLHLDYSRPTVAEMTVDCCGTDCCEVTVHPDSRYELNGGRLDWIGEGWRFREGPMQICDLLQNITWRTENWLAEARHVEEISPHRLRFYFAFQPDAAPGNVLQVRDGIRDQAGIFITESSGVTFLNVGIHFMHGLGIAGQFSRDLSFLQLDVSPRPETGRTVAGFADFIHLSGCKGRILIEDSRFIGAHDDAINVHGTYLRIVGQLAEDALKVRFMHPQTYGFLAFHPGDEIEFVRADSLTAYAVSRVASVLQLNPRELMLTLDGPVPPGIGGTDVIENVTWTPELEITGNAFARIPTRGILATTRRNTVISDNGFERMQMSAILVAADAESWYESGAVRDMTITGNRFIACGSREAPVIDIAPENKEADRDAPVHRNICIENNIFEIMDAPVLSAKSTQGLVFRHNDIVALAADGRDKGRDKHSSLEEAIRLTACSGADISGNSFDVEEQ, from the coding sequence GTGGAGGATATTCATCACGTAGTTCATCCCGTAGACGATGACCAGCCGGTTCACCGGACGGTGCTGCGCCTCACCGATTTCGGCGCGGTTCCGGATTCAGGCGGGGATACCCAGCCTGCGATGCGGCGGGCCATAGAAGCCGCAGGCAGGCTGGAAGGACCGGTGCTGCTGGATTGCCCGCAGGGCAGCTATCATTTCTACCCGGATCACGCACTCCGGGTTCCTTACTGCATCACCAACACGGCAAGTGAGGAAGAACATCCGGATGTGACCAAGACCGCCGGTCTGCTGCTGAAGAGGCAGCATCAGCTGACGCTGGAAGGGAACGGCTCGCTATTCGTCTTCCACGGCAAGCAGACTATGCTGATTCTGGACGAATGCACGGACCTGGAAATCCGCAACCTGCATCTGGATTACAGCCGGCCTACTGTAGCCGAGATGACCGTGGACTGCTGCGGTACTGACTGCTGCGAAGTCACCGTTCATCCGGATTCACGGTATGAACTGAACGGCGGCAGGCTGGACTGGATCGGCGAAGGCTGGCGGTTCCGTGAAGGTCCGATGCAGATCTGCGATCTCCTGCAGAACATAACCTGGCGGACTGAGAACTGGCTGGCAGAGGCGCGGCATGTCGAGGAGATCAGCCCGCACAGGCTGCGATTCTATTTCGCATTCCAGCCGGATGCTGCCCCGGGGAACGTCCTGCAGGTCAGGGACGGCATCCGTGATCAGGCCGGAATCTTCATCACGGAGAGCTCCGGCGTTACGTTTCTGAACGTAGGGATACATTTCATGCACGGGCTGGGGATCGCAGGCCAGTTCAGCCGGGATCTCAGCTTCCTGCAGCTGGATGTGTCACCGCGTCCTGAAACCGGACGGACCGTAGCCGGATTCGCCGATTTCATTCATCTGTCAGGCTGTAAGGGGCGGATTCTGATTGAAGACAGCCGCTTTATCGGAGCACACGATGATGCCATTAATGTTCACGGTACCTATCTGCGGATTGTGGGGCAGCTGGCGGAGGATGCGCTGAAGGTCCGGTTCATGCATCCGCAAACGTATGGCTTCCTAGCTTTTCACCCGGGGGACGAGATTGAGTTCGTCCGCGCGGATTCCCTGACAGCTTATGCTGTCAGCCGGGTTGCCAGTGTTCTTCAGCTGAATCCGCGTGAACTGATGCTGACGCTGGACGGGCCGGTCCCGCCGGGTATCGGCGGGACCGATGTCATTGAGAATGTCACCTGGACCCCCGAGCTGGAGATCACGGGCAATGCTTTTGCGCGGATTCCGACCCGGGGGATTCTGGCAACTACCCGGCGCAATACGGTAATCAGCGACAATGGATTTGAGCGGATGCAGATGAGCGCCATTCTGGTCGCTGCCGATGCGGAGTCCTGGTATGAGTCCGGGGCAGTCAGGGATATGACGATTACCGGGAACCGGTTCATTGCATGCGGCAGCCGCGAAGCCCCTGTCATCGACATTGCTCCGGAGAATAAGGAAGCTGACAGGGATGCACCGGTGCACCGGAATATATGCATAGAGAATAACATCTTTGAGATTATGGATGCCCCTGTACTCAGTGCCAAAAGCACGCAGGGACTGGTGTTCAGGCACAACGATATTGTTGCTTTGGCGGCAGATGGCAGGGATAAGGGCAGGGATAAGCACTCCAGTCTTGAGGAGGCAATCCGGCTGACAGCCTGCAGCGGGGCAGACATCTCTGGGAATTCATTTGATGTGGAGGAGCAGTGA